From the Sinorhizobium garamanticum genome, one window contains:
- a CDS encoding TRAP transporter large permease produces the protein MTVTIFLGALLGPMALGVPIAFALILSGVALMLYLGLFDAQIVAQNVLNGADSFPLMAVPFFLLAGEVMNTGGLSRRIVALALAMVGHIRGGLGFVAIFAACILSSLSGSAVADAAALGALLLPMMLKSGHDPARAGGLLASASIIGPIIPPSIGFILYGVVGGVSITKLFLAGIFPGLMIAAALCITWLIVARKEQSELPPRESGAVRLKAFVDSFWALMLPVIIIVGLKFGVFTPTEAGVVAAVYSLFVSMVIYRELPPAQLFHVFVAAAKITAVVMFLVACAAVSAWLITVADVPGALAALVEPLMDNQTALLVAIMVLIVVVGTAMDMTPTILIMTPVLMPVIKQAGIDPVYFGVLFIINNSIGLITPPVGTVLNVICGVSKLSMEDLMKGVVPFLIAELIVLFLLVLFPQLVTVPVSWFGR, from the coding sequence ATGACGGTCACCATCTTTCTCGGCGCGCTTCTCGGACCCATGGCACTCGGCGTGCCGATCGCCTTCGCCCTGATCCTGAGCGGCGTCGCGCTGATGCTCTATCTCGGGCTGTTCGACGCCCAGATCGTCGCCCAGAACGTCTTGAACGGCGCCGACAGCTTCCCGCTGATGGCAGTTCCCTTCTTCCTGCTCGCCGGCGAGGTCATGAACACCGGCGGCCTTTCCCGCCGCATCGTCGCGCTGGCGCTGGCGATGGTCGGCCATATCCGCGGCGGCCTCGGTTTCGTCGCGATCTTCGCAGCCTGCATCCTTTCGAGCCTCTCCGGCTCGGCCGTCGCCGACGCGGCCGCGCTTGGCGCCCTCCTCCTGCCGATGATGCTGAAGTCGGGCCACGACCCGGCGCGCGCCGGCGGGCTGCTGGCGTCTGCCTCGATCATCGGACCGATCATCCCGCCGTCGATCGGCTTCATCCTCTACGGCGTGGTTGGTGGCGTCTCGATCACCAAGCTTTTCCTCGCCGGCATCTTCCCCGGGCTGATGATCGCCGCTGCCCTTTGCATCACCTGGCTCATCGTTGCCCGCAAGGAGCAGTCCGAACTGCCGCCGAGGGAGAGCGGCGCGGTGCGCCTCAAGGCCTTCGTCGACAGCTTCTGGGCGCTGATGCTGCCGGTGATCATCATCGTCGGACTGAAGTTCGGCGTCTTCACGCCGACGGAAGCGGGCGTGGTCGCGGCCGTCTACTCGCTGTTCGTCTCGATGGTCATCTACCGCGAACTGCCGCCGGCGCAGCTCTTCCACGTCTTCGTCGCGGCCGCCAAGATCACCGCGGTCGTCATGTTCCTGGTCGCCTGCGCGGCGGTCTCGGCCTGGCTGATCACGGTCGCCGACGTGCCCGGCGCGCTCGCCGCCCTCGTCGAACCGCTGATGGACAATCAGACCGCGCTCCTCGTCGCGATCATGGTTCTGATCGTCGTCGTCGGCACCGCCATGGACATGACGCCGACCATCCTGATCATGACGCCGGTGCTGATGCCGGTCATCAAGCAGGCGGGCATCGACCCGGTCTATTTCGGCGTGCTTTTCATCATCAACAATTCGATCGGCCTCATCACCCCGCCCGTCGGCACGGTTCTGAACGTCATCTGCGGCGTCTCGAAACTGTCGATGGAAGACTTGATGAAGGGCGTCGTGCCGTTCCTGATCGCCGAACTGATCGTTCTTTTCCTGCTCGTCCTCTTCCCTCAGCTGGTGACCGTTCCGGTCTCCTGGTTCGGGCGCTGA
- a CDS encoding TRAP transporter substrate-binding protein gives MLNRLTKLALGLALPLVLLTAGPAFAEIRDQTIKFASANNKGHPQVTGMEKFAELVNEKSGGKIAVKLFPGGTLGGDVQTVSALQGGVIEMTVLNAGILASNVKEFGAVDLPFLFNSGEEADKVMDGPFGTGLIERLPDTGLVGLAYWELGFRNLTNNRHAVTKLEDIKGLKIRTIQSPIPVELFNSLGANAVPLPYTELYTALETGTVDGQENPAANILNAKFYEVQKYMTLTRHQYNPQIVLISKKFWDGLNDEEKAVLQQAAVEARDFQRKVSREQDAAALEEIRKTGMEVSELSPEETQKLRDAVKPMIDKFSADIGQETVQALFKEISAVRGQ, from the coding sequence ATGTTGAACAGACTGACGAAACTGGCATTGGGCCTCGCCCTGCCACTTGTACTGCTGACGGCCGGGCCGGCATTTGCGGAGATCCGCGACCAGACCATCAAATTCGCCTCGGCGAACAACAAGGGTCACCCGCAGGTCACCGGCATGGAGAAGTTCGCCGAACTCGTCAACGAGAAGAGCGGCGGCAAGATCGCGGTGAAACTGTTCCCCGGCGGCACGCTGGGCGGCGACGTCCAGACCGTCTCGGCGCTGCAGGGCGGCGTCATCGAGATGACGGTGCTCAATGCCGGCATTCTCGCAAGCAACGTCAAGGAGTTTGGCGCCGTCGACCTTCCGTTCCTGTTCAACAGCGGCGAAGAGGCCGACAAGGTCATGGACGGCCCGTTCGGCACCGGCCTGATCGAGCGCCTGCCCGACACCGGCCTCGTGGGCCTCGCCTATTGGGAACTCGGCTTCCGCAATCTCACCAACAACCGTCATGCGGTTACCAAGCTGGAAGACATCAAGGGCCTGAAGATCCGCACGATCCAGTCGCCGATCCCGGTCGAGCTCTTCAACTCGCTCGGCGCCAACGCCGTGCCGCTGCCCTATACGGAGCTCTACACCGCGCTTGAAACGGGAACCGTCGACGGCCAGGAAAACCCGGCCGCAAACATCCTCAATGCGAAGTTCTACGAGGTGCAGAAATACATGACGCTGACCCGTCACCAGTACAACCCGCAGATCGTGCTGATCTCGAAGAAGTTCTGGGACGGCCTCAACGACGAGGAGAAGGCGGTCCTGCAGCAGGCTGCGGTCGAAGCACGCGACTTCCAGCGCAAGGTATCGCGCGAGCAGGATGCAGCAGCGCTCGAGGAAATTCGCAAGACCGGCATGGAGGTCAGCGAACTCAGCCCGGAAGAAACGCAGAAGCTGCGCGATGCGGTCAAGCCGATGATCGACAAGTTCAGTGCCGACATCGGCCAGGAGACGGTGCAGGCGCTCTTCAAGGAGATCAGCGCCGTGCGCGGCCAGTAA
- a CDS encoding NUDIX domain-containing protein yields the protein MPKRSAGILLYKYDGEALRVLLVHPGGPFWSNRDAGAWSIPKGEYDSDEQPEAAARREFLEETGIAMSGALELLGELRQKGGKLVTAFASESDVDITDIRSNMFEMEWPPHSGQTQAFPEVDRAGWFSLPEAREKINASQRPFLDRLEALRSEAPPSPE from the coding sequence ATGCCGAAAAGAAGCGCAGGCATCCTGCTCTACAAATACGACGGCGAGGCGTTGCGTGTCCTGCTTGTCCACCCCGGCGGTCCCTTCTGGAGCAACAGGGACGCTGGGGCATGGTCTATCCCGAAGGGGGAATATGACTCGGACGAACAGCCGGAGGCGGCTGCACGGCGCGAGTTCCTGGAGGAAACCGGCATCGCGATGAGCGGGGCGTTGGAGCTCCTTGGCGAGCTGCGCCAGAAAGGCGGCAAGCTCGTCACCGCCTTCGCCAGCGAGAGCGATGTCGACATCACCGATATCCGCAGCAATATGTTCGAAATGGAATGGCCGCCACACAGCGGCCAGACACAGGCCTTTCCGGAAGTCGATCGCGCCGGATGGTTCAGCCTGCCGGAAGCGCGGGAGAAGATAAACGCGTCCCAGCGACCATTTCTCGATCGCCTTGAAGCATTGCGCAGCGAGGCGCCGCCGTCGCCCGAATGA
- a CDS encoding TRAP transporter small permease, whose amino-acid sequence MARIIDFYFFALKVTIALLLAGMVVLVFGNVVLRYAFNQGITVSEELSRMFFVWLTFLGAVVAMREHGHLGVDSLIKRLPPSAAKVAVLCGHALMLYATWLVISGSWTQTLINLHVGAPATGIPMAFFYGAGLAFGIPAFLILLSDAFAIATGRIDVTTVDLVRESEDEAALDDLPEPMLGQLSPKH is encoded by the coding sequence ATGGCCCGCATCATCGATTTCTATTTCTTCGCGCTGAAGGTGACGATCGCGCTGCTGCTCGCCGGCATGGTCGTGCTCGTCTTCGGCAATGTCGTCCTGCGCTACGCCTTCAACCAGGGGATCACGGTTTCCGAGGAACTGTCGCGGATGTTCTTCGTCTGGCTCACCTTTCTCGGCGCCGTCGTCGCCATGCGCGAACACGGCCATCTCGGCGTGGACTCCCTCATCAAGCGCCTGCCGCCTTCTGCCGCAAAGGTGGCCGTGCTTTGTGGCCATGCGCTGATGCTCTATGCCACATGGCTGGTGATCAGCGGCAGCTGGACGCAGACGCTGATCAACCTTCATGTCGGCGCGCCGGCGACCGGCATCCCGATGGCCTTCTTCTATGGCGCCGGTCTCGCCTTCGGCATCCCGGCCTTCCTGATCCTTCTTTCCGACGCCTTCGCGATCGCGACCGGCCGCATCGACGTGACGACGGTCGACCTCGTGCGCGAGAGCGAGGATGAGGCCGCCCTCGACGATCTGCCCGAGCCCATGCTCGGCCAGCTCTCGCCGAAGCATTGA
- a CDS encoding zinc-dependent alcohol dehydrogenase family protein — MRAMVLERIGKPLKAVERPLPEPLAGEIRLRVEACAVCRTDLHVVDGDLPRPKLPLVPGHEIVGIIEAVGRGVDPARIGRRAGVPWLGHTCQHCFYCRSNAENLCDDPLFTGYTRDGGFATNVIADADYAFDLDPDGDPVALAPLLCAGLIGWRSLKRAGDGRRIGIYGFGAAAHIITQICVWQGRHVYAFTRPDDATARRFALDLGVLWAGGSDEPPPEPLDAAIIFAPIGNLVPAALKAVRKGGRVVCGGIHMSDIPAMPYAVLWGERELVSVANLTRRDGREFFAIAAEAGVKTHTIVYPLDEANLALADLRAGRLSGAAVLVP; from the coding sequence ATGCGGGCGATGGTCCTTGAGAGGATCGGAAAACCGCTGAAGGCGGTGGAGCGGCCGCTTCCCGAACCGCTCGCCGGTGAGATCCGGCTGCGCGTCGAGGCCTGCGCTGTCTGCCGGACCGATCTGCACGTGGTCGACGGCGACCTGCCGCGGCCGAAGCTGCCGCTCGTTCCGGGCCACGAGATCGTCGGCATCATCGAAGCGGTCGGGCGCGGCGTCGATCCGGCCCGCATCGGTCGGCGCGCCGGCGTCCCATGGCTCGGCCATACCTGCCAGCACTGCTTCTATTGCCGGTCGAACGCAGAGAACCTTTGTGACGATCCGCTGTTCACGGGCTATACCCGCGACGGAGGCTTCGCCACCAATGTCATCGCGGATGCAGACTATGCCTTCGATCTCGATCCCGACGGCGATCCTGTCGCGCTTGCGCCCCTCCTCTGCGCGGGTCTCATTGGCTGGCGCTCGCTGAAACGGGCTGGCGACGGCCGGAGGATCGGCATCTACGGCTTCGGCGCCGCCGCGCATATCATTACCCAGATCTGCGTCTGGCAGGGCCGGCACGTCTACGCCTTCACCCGCCCGGACGATGCCACGGCGCGGCGCTTCGCCCTCGACCTCGGCGTGCTCTGGGCCGGCGGTTCGGACGAGCCACCGCCGGAGCCGCTCGACGCTGCGATCATCTTTGCGCCGATCGGAAACCTCGTGCCGGCGGCACTGAAAGCAGTGCGCAAGGGCGGTCGTGTGGTCTGCGGCGGCATCCACATGAGCGATATTCCCGCCATGCCCTATGCTGTGCTTTGGGGCGAACGTGAACTGGTTTCGGTCGCCAACCTCACGCGCCGGGATGGCCGTGAGTTTTTCGCGATCGCGGCAGAAGCGGGCGTCAAGACGCACACCATCGTCTATCCGCTTGATGAAGCCAACCTTGCCCTTGCCGATCTCCGCGCCGGCAGGCTGAGCGGCGCGGCCGTACTCGTTCCCTGA
- a CDS encoding TetR/AcrR family transcriptional regulator: MAERQGNGRKNDPQRTQEDILAVATEEFSTHGLAGARVDAIAERTRTSKRMIYYYFGSKEGLYLAVLERSYRRIRTLEADLELANLPPEKALRTLIETTFDHDESNPDFVRLVSIENIHHAAHMLRSEAIRELNVSVIQMIEAIIARGLADGTFRRKADPIDVHMLISAFCFFRVSNRYTFGTIFRRDLSEKATIERHRSMIADAVISYLKSPEGGPAST, encoded by the coding sequence ATGGCGGAGCGGCAGGGGAACGGCAGAAAGAACGATCCGCAAAGGACGCAGGAGGATATTCTTGCGGTAGCGACGGAAGAGTTTTCGACGCACGGGCTGGCCGGCGCGAGGGTGGATGCGATTGCCGAGCGCACGCGCACCTCGAAGCGGATGATCTATTACTATTTCGGCAGCAAGGAGGGGCTCTATCTCGCCGTGCTCGAGCGCTCCTATCGCAGGATCCGCACGCTCGAAGCCGATCTCGAACTCGCCAACCTGCCGCCGGAAAAGGCGCTGAGGACCTTGATCGAAACCACCTTCGATCACGATGAGAGCAATCCGGATTTCGTCCGTCTGGTCAGTATCGAGAATATTCACCACGCGGCGCATATGCTTCGTTCGGAAGCGATCCGCGAGCTCAACGTCTCGGTCATTCAGATGATCGAGGCCATCATCGCACGCGGTCTCGCCGACGGCACCTTTCGGCGCAAGGCTGACCCGATCGATGTTCACATGCTGATCAGCGCCTTCTGCTTCTTCCGCGTCTCGAACCGCTATACATTCGGCACGATCTTCCGCCGTGACCTTTCGGAAAAGGCGACGATCGAACGGCATCGCTCGATGATCGCCGACGCAGTGATCAGCTACCTGAAATCGCCGGAAGGTGGGCCTGCTTCCACCTAG